A window of Juglans regia cultivar Chandler chromosome 7, Walnut 2.0, whole genome shotgun sequence contains these coding sequences:
- the LOC109020176 gene encoding cucumber peeling cupredoxin-like: MEKFTSVVAVFGVAVVLLLQCAAAQTVHVVGDSIGWSVPTGGASAYETWAASKQFVVGDILSFNFATNEHDVLQVPKESYDSCSSSNPIGDTITTGPVNITLSTAGTHYYICTIGRHCQSGQKLAVTVSGSSSAVPPTTSTPPATPTPSTTPSPTSGTPADCAPTPASSPPTGQTSTPGTMSPPDSSSSSVFASLFISLLCIAMGFLF, translated from the exons ATGGAGAAGTTCACGAGTGTTGTGGCCGTTTTTGGTGTTGCTGTTGTGCTGCTATTGCAATGCGCAGCAGCACAAACAGTGCATGTGGTAGGAGATAGCATCGGTTGGAGCGTTCCTACAGGAGGTGCTTCCGCATACGAAACTTGGGCGGCCAGTAAGCAATTCGTGGTTGGCGATATCCTAT CATTCAACTTTGCCACAAATGAGCATGATGTTCTTCAAGTACCGAAAGAATCCTATGACAGTTGCAGCTCGTCTAATCCCATTGGTGACACCATCACCACTGGCCCTGTCAACATAACTCTATCCACTGCTGGCACGCACTACTACATTTGCACTATTGGCCGGCATTGCCAATCAGGCCAGAAGTTAGCCGTTACAGTCTCCGGCTCTTCAAGTGCTGTCCCGCCTACAACTAGTACTCCACCTGCCACCCCGACTCCTTCTACAACACCATCTCCTACATCAGGGACCCCGGCTGATTGCGCTCCAACTCCTGCATCATCCCCACCCACGGGTCAGACCAGTACTCCGGGGACAATGTCGCCGCCTGATTCTTCATCATCTAGTGTCTTTGCTAGTTTATTCATATCTTTGTTGTGCATTGCCATGGGTTTCCTTTTCTAA
- the LOC109020178 gene encoding cucumber peeling cupredoxin-like produces MDHKFSSTVVVIFFGVVAAVFLQCAEAQTVHVVGDSIGWTVPTGGASAYQTWAASKQFVVGDILSFNFVTNAHDVLQVPKESYDSCSSSNPIGDTITTGPVNITLSTAGTHYYICTLGRHCLSGQKLSIIVSSSPGGVPPTSTSTPPSTPTTPATPSPTSGTPTDCAPTPASSPTPTRGTMSPLDSSSSSVFASFFVSLLSIAMGFLF; encoded by the exons atggatcATAAGTTTTCAAGTACCGTTGTGGTTATATTTTTCGGCGTTGTTGCTGCAGTGTTTTTACAATGCGCAGAAGCACAAACAGTACATGTGGTGGGAGATAGCATTGGTTGGACCGTTCCAACGGGTGGTGCTTCCGCATATCAAACTTGGGCGGCCAGTAAGCAGTTCGTGGTTGGGGATATCCTCT CATTCAACTTTGTCACAAATGCTCACGATGTTCTTCAAGTGCCAAAAGAATCCTATGACAGTTGCAGCTCGTCTAATCCCATTGGCGACACCATCACCACTGGTCCTGTCAACATAACTCTGTCCACTGCTGGCACCCACTATTACATCTGCACTCTCGGTCGGCATTGTCTTTCAGGACAAAAGTTATCTATTATCGTCTCGAGCTCTCCAGGTGGTGTCCCGCCTACGAGTACGAGTACTCCACCTTCCACCCCAACAACTCCTGCCACACCATCTCCGACATCAGGGACCCCTACTGATTGCGCTCCAACTCCTGCATCATCCCCTACTCCAACTCGAGGGACAATGTCACCACTTGATTCTTCATCGTCTAGTGTCTTTGCTAGTTTTTTCGTCTCCTTGTTGTCCATAGCCATGGGCTTCCTTTTCTAG